The Variovorax sp. S12S4 genome includes the window GCAATCACGCTTGCCGTCGATTGCATGGGTGGCGATCACGGGCCGCGCGTCACGCTTGCGGCCTGCCGCGCGTTTCTCGATCGGCATGCGGAAGCATCGCTGCTCCTGGTCGGCGCGCCCGCGGCCCTGGCCGCCTTCGGCGAGCACCCGAGGGCGCGCATCGTTGCCGCCAGCGAAGTGGTGGGCATGGACGACCCGGTCGAGATTGCACTGCGCAAGAAGAAAGACTCTTCGATGCGCATCGCAATCCAGCAGGTCAAGGACGGTGCCGCCCAAGCCGCCATCTCGGCCGGCAATACGGGCGCGCTGATGGCAATTGCGCGCTATCTGCTCAAGACGCTCGACGGCATCGACCGCCCAGCGATCGCTCCGCAACTGCCGAACATCAAGGGCGGCGCCACCACGGTGCTCGACCTGGGTGCGAATGTCGACTGCGACGCTGAAGACCTGCTGCAGTTTGCCGTGCTCGGCTCGGCGCTGGTTTCCGCGCTCACGGGCAACGAGTCGCCTTCGGTCGGCTTGCTCAATGTGGGCGAAGAAGCCATCAAGGGCAGCGAAACAATCAAAAAAGCGAGTCAACTGCTTCGTACTGCAGCTAATTCCAAAGATCTCAACTTCTACGGAAACGTGGAAGGCAACGATATCTTCAAGGGCACGACCGACATCGTCGTGTGTGACGGTTTTGTCGGGAACGTTGCGCTGAAGGCGAGCGAAGGCGTCGCGTCGATGATCGGCGAATTCATTCGCGTGGAATTTTCGCGGAGCATTTTCACCAAGGCTGCGGCTATCGTTGCTTATCCGGTGCTAAAAGCGTTTAAAAATCGCCTAGATCATCGTCGTTACAACGGTGCGGCCTTGTTGGGCTTGCGCGGGCTGGTTTTCAAGAGCCATGGCTCGGCTGACGAAGTGGCTTTCGGCCATGCGCTGGATCGCGCTTATGATGCCGCTCGCAACAACCTGCTCGATCGCGTGCGGGCCCGCATCGCCCACGCCGCGCCTTTGCTCGCGCGGCAGGAGCCAGCGGTGCCGGCGGACGCGACGGCCCTTCACGCTTGATGAGCCCTTATTCACGCATCACCGGCACTGGCAGCTATCTGCCTCCGCGCCGGGTGACCAATGACGACCTTGCCAAGGAATTGGCAACGCGCGGCATCGAAACCTCGGATCAATGGATCGTCGAGCGCACCGGCATCCATGCGCGCCACTTTGCGGCGCCCGAGGTGACGAGCAGCGATCTCGGCCTCGAAGCCGCCCGGCATGCGCTCGAGGCCGCCGGACGCAAGGCTGAAGAGATCGACCTGATCATCGTCGCCACGTCGACGCCCGACATGGTGTTTCCGTCGTCGGCCGCCATTCTTCAGAACAAGCTCGGCATTGCCGGCTGCCCGGCGTTCGACGTGCAGGCGGTGTGCAGCGGTTTTGTCTATGCGCTGACCGTGGCCGACGCCATGATCCGCACCGGCACCGCGCGTTGCGCGCTGGTGGTCGGCGCCGAGGTGTTCTCGCGCATTCTCGATTTCAACGACCGCACCACGTGCGTGCTGTTCGGCGACGGCGCCGGCGCCGTGGTGCTCGAAGCGAGCGAAGAGCCCGGCATCCTGGCGAGCGACCTGCATGCGGACGGCAAGCACGTCGGCATTCTTTGCGTGCCGGGCCATGTGTCCGGTGGCAACGTGCTGGGTACGCCCCTGCTGCATATGGACGGCCAGGCCGTGTTCAAGCTCGCAGTGCGCGTGCTCGAAGAAGCGGCGCGTGCCACGCTCGCAAAAGCCGGCAAGACCGACGCCGACATCGACTGGCTCATTCCGCACCAAGCCAACATCCGCATCATGGAAGGCACGGCCAAGAAGCTGAAGCTTCCGCGCGAGAAGCTCATCGTCACGGTCAACGAGCACGGCAATACCTCGGCCGCCTCGATTCCGCTGGCGCTCGACGAAGCGGTGCGCTCCGGCAAGGTGAAAAAGGGCGAAACCGTCATGCTCGAAGGCGTGGGCGGTGGCTTCACCTGGGGCGCGGTGCTATTGAATCTGTAGCGCATTGCGGCGCCCGCGTGGGGCCGCAGTGCGACATGACGCGTTTAAAACAATGAAATCCTTCGCTTTTGTCTTTCCGGGTCAGGGCTCGCAGGCGGTCGGCATGCTCGACGCCTGGGGCGACCATCCGGCCGTTGTCGAAACCCTGCGCGAGGCCTCCGAGGCGCTGGGCGAAGACATTGCCGCGCTGATCAAGAGCGGCCCCAAGGAAGAACTGGCGCTCACCACCAACACCCAGCCTGTCATGCTGGTGGCCGGCGTGGCGGCTTGGCGCGCCTGGCTGGCCGAAGGCGGCGCAGCCCCTTCCGTCGTGGCGGGACATTCTCTGGGCGAATACTCCGCGCTGGTGGCGTCCGGCGTGCTCACGCTGGCGCAAGCCGCGCCGCTGGTGCGGTTTCGTGCGCGGGCCATGCAGCAGGCGGTGCCCGTCGGCACC containing:
- the plsX gene encoding phosphate acyltransferase PlsX, whose translation is MVTSSSSESSAAPAAITLAVDCMGGDHGPRVTLAACRAFLDRHAEASLLLVGAPAALAAFGEHPRARIVAASEVVGMDDPVEIALRKKKDSSMRIAIQQVKDGAAQAAISAGNTGALMAIARYLLKTLDGIDRPAIAPQLPNIKGGATTVLDLGANVDCDAEDLLQFAVLGSALVSALTGNESPSVGLLNVGEEAIKGSETIKKASQLLRTAANSKDLNFYGNVEGNDIFKGTTDIVVCDGFVGNVALKASEGVASMIGEFIRVEFSRSIFTKAAAIVAYPVLKAFKNRLDHRRYNGAALLGLRGLVFKSHGSADEVAFGHALDRAYDAARNNLLDRVRARIAHAAPLLARQEPAVPADATALHA
- a CDS encoding beta-ketoacyl-ACP synthase III codes for the protein MSPYSRITGTGSYLPPRRVTNDDLAKELATRGIETSDQWIVERTGIHARHFAAPEVTSSDLGLEAARHALEAAGRKAEEIDLIIVATSTPDMVFPSSAAILQNKLGIAGCPAFDVQAVCSGFVYALTVADAMIRTGTARCALVVGAEVFSRILDFNDRTTCVLFGDGAGAVVLEASEEPGILASDLHADGKHVGILCVPGHVSGGNVLGTPLLHMDGQAVFKLAVRVLEEAARATLAKAGKTDADIDWLIPHQANIRIMEGTAKKLKLPREKLIVTVNEHGNTSAASIPLALDEAVRSGKVKKGETVMLEGVGGGFTWGAVLLNL